One Mangrovimonas cancribranchiae DNA segment encodes these proteins:
- a CDS encoding HYR domain-containing protein, with protein MKKIYLSIITVIIFSLVSYGISTNTKLIDSKTAQLNIIGCPSDITQNTDPDTCGAIINFTIPTSDDPAHEIVQIDGTGLTSGDFFPLGETTLTFEERVTSTGLPTGNTCSFTVTVEDNAPPTPPSLSPITVDCNGTLTAPTTTDACTGMITGTTTDTLTFVQGGSSIINWTFDDGNGNSISVPQTYNYDDSTAPVPDVSSLADITAECSTTITAPTATDNCEGTITATTTDPLTYNAQGSYTITWTYDDGNGNSSTQTQNVVIDDTTTPDIPTLTDVTGECSATATIPTTTDNCGATISGTTSDPLTYNIQGTYTITWNFDDGNGNDIDVTQNVIVDDTSAPVPDVASLTGITAECSATITAPTATDNCEGTITATTTDPLTYNAQGSYTITWTYDDGNGNSSTQTQNVEIDDVTDPDIPTLADVTGECSATATIPTTTDNCGATISGTTSDPLTYNTQGTYTITWNFDDGNGNDIDVTQNVIVDDISAPVPDVASLADITAECSTTITAPTATDNCEGTITATTTDPLTYNAQGSYTITWTYDDGNGNSSTQTQNVVIDDTTTPDIPTLTDVTGECSATATIPTTTDNCGATISGTTSDPLTYNTQGTYTITWNFDDGNGNDIDVTQNVIVDDTSAPVPDVASLTGITAECSATITAPTATDNCEGTITATTTDPLTYNAQGSYTITWTYDDGNGNSSTQTQNVEIDDVTDPDIPTLPDVTGECSATATIPTTTDNCGATISGTTSDPLTYNTQGTYTITWNFDDGNGNDIDVTQNVIVDDISAPVPDVASLTDITAECSATITAPTATDNCEGTITATTTDPLTYNAQGSYTITWTYDDGNGNSSTQTQNVVIDDTTAPTISCPSNITTTNDSGLCSAVVSYTMPTGSDNCGSITITQISGLSSGSPFPVGTTTNTFEIEDTAGNTTTCSFDVIVNDTENPTITCPSTVTVNANANCEATSVTLGTPTTNDNCSVATVTNNAPSTFPLGNTTVTWTVTDNSGNSAQCTQTVTVIDNTPPSITCPSDIIINTDTGLCTASGVALGTPTVTDNCGAGYSNDAPSIFPIGDTTVTWTATDGNGNTTTCTQLVTVEDNEAPVANCQNFTVALNPATGLATISTSDINNGSTDNCSIASITLSQDTFDCNDIGNNTVTLTVTDASGNTDNCNATVTVTDAAQGASVNISVNNNPICDGEAVTFTATPNNGGSSPNYEWFVNGSSVGNNNSTYTTNTLTNNDQVYVEMTSNASVCATAVASNSITMDVNPTLPVSYTLNASANPACSGDNLTFFITGLVNGGSSPTYQWYLNGTPVGSNTNSYSSSTINDGDIISVDVTSNATCANPVPATESLTMTVNPLPTVTAQANGSNTNITVCEGDTLTLTGSGASTYTWDNGVVNGVPLTPSVGVHTYTVTGTDVNGCENNDSITVTVNPNASITLLSTSADQSVCRTGGNPIGTVENINFNISNASSVSVTGLPAGVNYNYNSTTGNLVINGNPNNGLSGTFDYTITANNSCNTTTTTGTITVYSGIPSTPGSINGPSSFGCPISTAIYYVADDPNVETYNWNVPGSMTITNGQGTNQIEVEITGTVTFFQNITVTASNACGTSTSRSLRVLVSYSSTPISAGPDIYVCEGTPTVIMDGDVGGIQAYEWEWSDSGAGGSFSPVGTYDPDPYCDGLYFWGNCYGTWVDPPPRPLYSETSTYTLPPGAQAGDIITISLISDNVWNPTCDPIVSTMQVYVIESPTATITNPATICGGDDVIITGTPNTTVSYNFNGNPAGTFTIGASGTITFPGLGAGTYTLTSIQYTNAPNSNGVGCVNTLSESVIVNEPISVTAPNDITICEGETVNLSSTTYSGTNAVVTWTTSGSGNFSGNTYSPSAGDIFNGSVTLTVTNTPSDGICPSDSDSMVVTINPLPTVYAGINQTICEGESVTLSSASYGGSATSASWSTAGDGSFSGNVYTPGATDIANGSATLTYTTNNPAGPCGAVSDTVVITINPSATVNAGNDVTICEGETVSLSSASYGGSATSASWSTSGTGSFSAGIYTPSATDITNGSVTLTYTTNNPAGPCGVATDYKLVTINPLPVVDAGTNATICETDGIITLNATLGGSTTATWSSSGDGTFNNNNPNAVYTLGANDLINGNVTLTYTTNSALAPCSDVSDSVTYTIIPYVSATATNLTTISDCTAIIDLQANSTGEWSATSSSGHSFSFSNINDPNATFTGESGGTYDITWTIDNISPCSDSQATISNVTFPDCGSNIDFDGVDDVVSFQNNFNQTSAFSIETWIKPNALSGLQTIYSKRNANNLNTGYDLRLTNSTLSFRWNGGGQISATGLTTNRWYHTAVTFDGTTYKLYVDGIELNSNPGSTPNTNTMRFLLGAMDRNNNTPTNHFNGWLDELRVWDVTLTTAQIREMMNQEIEQNGVNVRGSVLGLDISGLAWSDLNAYYQMNQSSDVNAGVLLANSGSINGSLLNITSLQDETAPLPYISNNNGNWDTINTWLYGNVQQTPNTNGLNNTPINWNIVRTQHNVTSNRNTAVLGLLVDSNRYTIDDDSLLVSRYLKIDGILDLENESQLFQTNNSYVDYSASGYLEIDQQGSSNAFNYNYWGSPVTTGGSTGTLNTSEGKTYRLNQILHDGNSPVNWTNAYNASPTSPVTLSSRWIYSFSEGGENNYPDWIRKGPNVPFNVGLGFTLKGSGAATANQNYSFRGQPNNGSITNNTVTAGPTNTNQTLIGNPYPSAIDANEFIKDNLPGGNPGTSSSIDGALYFWKQSSTNNTHVTVAYQGGYATYSLIGGVPATAHPDIAGVGDASLDIPGRYIPVGQGFFVTSAAQADQISNEVRFHNSQRVFVKETSGSSVFFRDQNSNNQTEDTTDSNAIKRVRLEFISPEGAVRPLLLGFTPDNTATNGFDYGYDAENSDSYPNDMSFDIEGKRYVIQGVGAFNEENIYPVIIDLEASGPIDIALNDLENFEESVDVFVYDALQGTYSRINDANFHINLDAGIYQDRFFITFQEEQTLSVINETHHNIVLNYLQSTDEIYVKTPQNLKTKQVYLVNMLGQTVRSWNSTNAPLGHEFKLPVNNISEGSYIIKVLTTNQITVNKKIVIKQ; from the coding sequence ATGAAAAAAATATACCTATCCATCATAACTGTTATTATATTTAGCTTAGTAAGCTATGGTATTTCAACCAATACAAAACTAATAGATTCAAAAACAGCTCAACTCAATATTATTGGCTGTCCGAGTGATATTACTCAAAATACAGATCCAGACACTTGTGGTGCTATAATCAATTTTACAATCCCTACTTCTGATGACCCTGCTCATGAAATAGTTCAAATAGATGGAACAGGATTGACCTCTGGAGATTTTTTTCCATTAGGTGAAACCACATTAACTTTTGAAGAACGCGTGACTTCTACAGGTTTACCAACTGGAAACACCTGTAGTTTCACAGTGACCGTTGAAGATAACGCCCCACCAACCCCGCCCTCGTTATCCCCTATAACTGTCGATTGCAACGGAACACTAACAGCTCCTACAACAACAGATGCGTGTACAGGAATGATTACAGGCACAACAACAGATACACTTACCTTTGTTCAAGGTGGTAGCAGTATTATTAACTGGACGTTTGATGATGGTAACGGAAACTCCATTTCTGTACCACAGACCTACAACTATGATGATAGTACCGCGCCAGTACCTGATGTTTCTAGTTTAGCTGATATCACAGCAGAATGTTCGACCACAATAACCGCTCCAACAGCAACGGACAACTGTGAGGGAACCATCACTGCAACAACTACTGATCCGCTCACTTACAACGCACAAGGTTCTTACACCATCACGTGGACTTATGATGATGGTAATGGAAACTCTTCAACACAAACGCAAAATGTGGTCATTGATGATACAACAACTCCCGACATACCTACGCTTACCGATGTTACTGGTGAATGTTCGGCAACGGCCACCATTCCTACAACTACCGATAATTGTGGCGCGACCATTTCTGGAACAACATCCGATCCTTTAACTTACAACATACAAGGAACTTATACCATCACTTGGAACTTTGATGACGGCAACGGCAACGACATCGATGTCACACAAAACGTCATCGTGGACGATACCTCAGCGCCAGTACCTGATGTTGCTAGTTTAACTGGTATCACAGCAGAATGTTCCGCAACTATTACGGCTCCTACCGCAACGGACAACTGTGAGGGAACCATCACTGCAACGACTACTGATCCGCTAACTTACAACGCACAAGGTTCTTACACCATCACTTGGACTTATGATGATGGTAATGGAAACTCTTCAACACAAACGCAAAATGTGGAGATTGATGATGTGACCGATCCCGATATACCTACGCTTGCCGATGTTACTGGTGAATGTTCGGCAACGGCTACCATTCCTACAACTACCGACAATTGTGGCGCGACCATTTCTGGAACAACATCCGATCCTTTAACTTACAACACACAAGGAACTTATACCATCACTTGGAACTTTGATGACGGCAACGGCAACGACATCGATGTCACACAAAACGTCATCGTGGACGATATCTCAGCGCCAGTACCTGATGTTGCTAGTTTAGCTGATATCACAGCAGAATGTTCGACCACAATAACCGCTCCAACAGCAACGGACAACTGTGAGGGAACCATCACTGCAACAACTACTGATCCGCTCACTTACAACGCACAAGGTTCTTACACCATCACTTGGACTTATGATGATGGTAATGGAAACTCTTCAACACAAACGCAAAATGTGGTCATTGATGATACAACAACTCCCGACATACCTACGCTTACCGATGTTACTGGTGAATGTTCGGCAACGGCCACCATTCCTACAACTACCGATAATTGTGGCGCGACCATTTCTGGAACAACATCCGATCCTTTAACTTACAACACACAAGGAACTTATACCATCACGTGGAACTTTGATGACGGCAACGGCAATGATATCGATGTCACACAAAACGTCATCGTGGACGATACCTCAGCGCCAGTACCTGATGTTGCTAGTTTAACTGGTATCACAGCAGAATGTTCCGCAACTATTACGGCTCCTACCGCAACGGACAACTGTGAGGGAACCATCACTGCAACGACTACTGATCCGCTAACTTACAACGCACAAGGTTCTTACACCATCACGTGGACTTATGATGATGGCAACGGAAACTCTTCAACACAAACGCAAAATGTGGAGATTGATGATGTGACCGATCCCGATATACCTACGCTTCCCGATGTTACTGGTGAATGTTCGGCAACGGCCACCATTCCTACAACTACCGATAATTGTGGCGCGACCATTTCTGGAACAACATCCGATCCTTTAACTTACAACACACAAGGAACTTATACCATCACGTGGAACTTTGATGACGGCAACGGCAATGATATCGATGTCACACAAAACGTCATCGTGGACGATATCTCAGCGCCAGTACCTGATGTTGCTAGTTTAACTGATATCACAGCAGAATGTTCCGCAACTATTACGGCTCCAACCGCTACGGACAACTGTGAGGGAACCATCACTGCAACGACTACTGATCCGCTAACTTACAACGCACAAGGTTCTTACACCATCACGTGGACTTATGATGATGGCAACGGAAACTCTTCAACACAAACGCAAAATGTGGTCATTGATGATACTACGGCACCAACTATATCGTGTCCTAGTAATATAACGACAACTAATGACTCAGGTCTTTGTTCTGCTGTTGTCTCATATACAATGCCAACCGGCTCTGATAACTGTGGTTCCATTACTATTACCCAAATTTCCGGATTATCTTCTGGAAGTCCTTTTCCTGTTGGCACAACAACAAATACATTTGAAATTGAAGATACTGCTGGCAATACAACAACATGCTCATTTGACGTCATCGTTAATGATACCGAAAATCCAACTATTACTTGCCCATCAACGGTAACGGTTAATGCCAATGCAAATTGTGAAGCAACTAGTGTTACCTTAGGAACACCCACGACCAATGATAATTGTAGTGTAGCTACAGTAACAAATAATGCACCTAGCACTTTTCCTTTAGGAAATACAACCGTAACCTGGACAGTAACAGATAATTCAGGGAACTCTGCGCAATGTACTCAGACCGTAACGGTGATTGACAATACGCCTCCAAGCATAACTTGTCCTTCAGATATCATTATTAATACCGATACAGGACTGTGTACAGCAAGCGGTGTGGCTTTAGGTACGCCAACAGTAACCGATAATTGTGGTGCTGGATATAGCAATGATGCTCCAAGTATTTTTCCTATTGGAGACACTACAGTTACTTGGACAGCAACCGATGGAAATGGTAACACAACAACGTGTACGCAACTAGTTACTGTTGAAGATAATGAAGCTCCTGTTGCCAATTGTCAAAATTTTACTGTTGCTCTAAACCCTGCAACGGGGCTTGCTACTATTTCTACATCTGATATTAATAATGGTTCTACTGATAATTGCTCTATTGCAAGTATAACATTATCTCAAGATACTTTTGATTGCAATGACATAGGGAACAACACTGTGACTTTAACGGTTACAGATGCTTCAGGCAATACTGATAACTGCAATGCCACGGTTACTGTTACTGATGCCGCACAAGGTGCATCGGTAAATATTTCAGTAAATAACAACCCTATTTGTGATGGTGAAGCCGTTACCTTCACTGCTACACCTAATAACGGTGGTAGCTCACCAAATTATGAATGGTTTGTCAATGGAAGTTCAGTAGGAAATAACAACAGCACCTACACAACTAATACGCTAACAAACAACGACCAGGTTTATGTAGAAATGACATCCAATGCTTCCGTTTGTGCAACAGCAGTTGCTAGCAATAGCATAACTATGGATGTGAATCCAACCTTACCTGTGTCATATACCTTAAATGCTTCGGCAAATCCAGCGTGTTCTGGAGATAATCTCACATTTTTCATTACTGGACTTGTTAATGGCGGATCATCGCCTACATACCAGTGGTATCTTAATGGTACTCCTGTTGGATCAAACACCAATTCATACAGTTCGTCAACCATTAACGATGGAGATATAATATCGGTTGATGTAACGTCTAATGCTACTTGTGCCAATCCAGTGCCAGCAACTGAGAGCTTGACTATGACTGTTAACCCGTTACCTACAGTAACCGCACAAGCAAATGGCAGTAATACCAATATTACTGTATGTGAAGGTGATACTTTAACCTTAACCGGCTCTGGGGCTTCGACTTATACGTGGGACAACGGTGTTGTAAACGGTGTGCCCCTGACACCATCAGTTGGAGTTCATACATACACAGTCACAGGAACTGATGTAAATGGTTGTGAAAATAATGATTCAATCACCGTAACCGTCAACCCAAATGCTTCCATAACCCTGCTTTCAACAAGTGCCGATCAAAGTGTTTGTCGTACTGGAGGAAACCCTATTGGGACTGTTGAAAACATAAATTTCAATATCTCCAATGCATCATCTGTCTCAGTAACAGGGTTACCTGCTGGAGTTAATTACAATTACAACTCAACTACTGGTAATTTAGTTATTAATGGAAACCCTAATAATGGTTTAAGTGGTACATTCGACTACACCATAACGGCAAACAACAGCTGTAATACTACCACTACCACCGGTACCATAACGGTTTATTCTGGTATTCCTTCAACACCAGGAAGTATCAATGGCCCTAGTTCATTTGGATGTCCCATAAGTACAGCTATCTATTATGTTGCAGATGACCCAAATGTGGAAACTTACAATTGGAACGTGCCAGGTTCAATGACTATAACTAATGGACAGGGTACGAACCAAATAGAGGTGGAAATAACCGGAACCGTTACATTTTTTCAAAACATTACAGTAACAGCAAGTAATGCATGTGGTACTTCCACATCCCGTTCTTTAAGAGTATTAGTTAGTTATTCTTCCACTCCTATCTCTGCAGGTCCTGATATTTATGTGTGTGAAGGCACACCTACCGTTATAATGGATGGAGATGTCGGAGGCATACAAGCCTACGAATGGGAATGGTCTGATAGTGGAGCTGGTGGAAGTTTTTCTCCTGTAGGAACCTATGATCCAGACCCTTATTGTGATGGTTTGTATTTCTGGGGAAATTGTTATGGTACATGGGTAGATCCACCTCCAAGACCTTTATATTCTGAAACAAGCACATATACACTTCCTCCTGGCGCACAAGCTGGAGATATTATTACCATAAGCTTAATTTCAGATAATGTTTGGAATCCAACTTGTGACCCTATTGTAAGTACTATGCAGGTTTATGTAATTGAAAGTCCAACAGCTACGATTACCAATCCAGCTACCATTTGTGGAGGAGATGATGTAATAATAACTGGAACACCTAATACAACGGTTTCCTATAACTTTAATGGCAACCCAGCAGGTACATTTACCATTGGTGCTAGTGGTACAATAACGTTCCCTGGTCTAGGTGCTGGGACTTATACCTTAACAAGTATTCAATATACCAATGCACCTAATAGCAATGGAGTTGGTTGCGTCAATACACTTTCAGAAAGTGTTATTGTAAACGAACCTATTTCAGTGACCGCTCCTAACGATATTACAATTTGTGAAGGAGAAACCGTTAACCTTTCTTCAACCACTTATTCAGGAACAAACGCTGTAGTAACATGGACAACTTCTGGGTCAGGTAACTTCTCTGGTAACACATATTCACCAAGTGCTGGTGATATTTTTAATGGTTCTGTGACACTTACAGTAACTAACACTCCTAGCGATGGCATATGTCCTAGCGACAGCGACTCTATGGTAGTAACCATTAATCCATTACCTACGGTTTATGCTGGTATTAATCAAACCATATGCGAAGGCGAGTCCGTTACCCTATCCTCGGCAAGCTACGGCGGAAGTGCCACCTCTGCATCTTGGTCTACTGCTGGTGATGGAAGTTTCTCAGGAAATGTCTACACACCTGGCGCAACAGACATTGCAAATGGTAGTGCAACACTTACCTATACAACCAATAATCCTGCTGGACCTTGTGGTGCTGTTAGTGACACCGTTGTCATTACCATTAATCCATCGGCTACTGTTAATGCAGGAAACGATGTCACTATTTGTGAAGGAGAAACGGTATCATTATCAAGTGCAAGTTATGGAGGCAGTGCCACTTCGGCAAGTTGGAGCACATCTGGTACGGGAAGTTTTTCAGCGGGTATTTATACGCCTAGCGCTACAGATATAACGAATGGATCTGTAACCTTAACATACACCACCAACAACCCTGCTGGACCTTGTGGTGTAGCCACAGATTACAAACTAGTTACAATAAACCCATTACCTGTTGTTGATGCTGGAACCAATGCTACAATATGTGAAACAGATGGTATCATTACGCTTAACGCCACATTAGGCGGAAGCACGACAGCTACTTGGTCATCATCTGGTGATGGTACATTTAACAATAACAACCCTAATGCTGTCTATACTTTAGGAGCTAATGATCTTATAAACGGTAATGTAACACTTACTTATACTACAAATTCGGCTCTTGCACCTTGTAGTGATGTTTCAGATAGTGTTACCTATACTATTATTCCTTATGTTAGCGCTACTGCAACTAATTTAACAACCATATCAGATTGTACAGCTATTATTGACCTTCAAGCCAACAGTACAGGAGAATGGAGTGCTACTTCTAGCAGTGGACATAGCTTCAGCTTTTCCAATATCAATGATCCAAACGCTACCTTTACAGGAGAAAGTGGTGGCACATATGATATAACTTGGACTATAGATAACATCTCTCCTTGTAGTGATTCTCAAGCTACCATATCAAATGTTACCTTTCCAGACTGTGGCTCTAATATCGATTTTGATGGTGTTGATGATGTTGTTTCATTTCAAAATAACTTCAATCAAACAAGTGCATTTAGTATTGAAACTTGGATTAAGCCCAATGCTTTAAGTGGCTTACAAACCATTTACTCAAAACGAAATGCCAATAATCTTAATACAGGTTACGATCTAAGACTGACCAACAGTACTTTATCGTTTAGATGGAATGGTGGTGGTCAAATCTCTGCTACTGGACTTACGACCAATAGATGGTACCATACTGCAGTAACTTTTGATGGTACAACTTACAAGCTATATGTAGATGGTATTGAATTAAATAGTAATCCTGGCAGTACTCCTAACACAAATACTATGCGATTCTTATTAGGTGCTATGGATCGTAATAACAATACGCCTACAAACCACTTTAATGGCTGGTTGGATGAATTGCGAGTTTGGGATGTTACCCTAACAACAGCTCAAATTAGGGAAATGATGAACCAAGAAATTGAACAAAATGGAGTGAATGTTAGAGGCTCTGTATTAGGTCTTGATATTTCTGGTTTAGCTTGGAGCGATTTAAATGCTTATTATCAAATGAATCAATCAAGCGATGTAAACGCTGGGGTACTATTAGCTAATTCAGGAAGTATTAATGGATCATTATTAAACATTACGTCTTTGCAAGATGAAACTGCTCCCCTACCTTACATATCTAATAATAACGGTAATTGGGATACAATTAATACTTGGTTATATGGTAATGTGCAACAAACTCCAAATACAAATGGTCTCAATAATACACCTATAAACTGGAATATTGTTAGAACCCAACATAATGTAACTTCAAACAGAAACACGGCTGTTTTAGGTTTACTAGTTGATAGTAATAGATACACCATTGACGACGATTCCTTATTAGTTTCAAGATATTTAAAAATAGACGGTATTTTAGATTTAGAAAATGAATCACAATTATTTCAAACAAATAACAGCTATGTAGATTATAGTGCTTCAGGTTACTTAGAAATTGACCAACAAGGATCTTCTAATGCATTTAATTACAATTATTGGGGAAGTCCAGTTACAACTGGTGGCAGTACTGGTACGTTAAACACATCTGAAGGTAAAACCTATAGATTAAATCAAATTTTACACGATGGTAATAGTCCTGTAAACTGGACAAATGCTTATAATGCAAGTCCTACATCTCCAGTTACATTAAGTAGTAGATGGATTTATTCTTTCTCTGAAGGTGGTGAAAATAATTATCCTGATTGGATACGTAAAGGACCTAACGTACCATTTAATGTTGGGCTTGGATTCACATTAAAAGGTAGTGGTGCTGCAACAGCCAACCAAAACTACTCTTTTAGAGGACAACCTAATAACGGCTCTATTACAAACAATACAGTTACTGCAGGTCCAACTAATACCAATCAAACTTTAATTGGAAACCCATATCCATCTGCTATAGATGCTAATGAGTTTATTAAAGATAATTTACCTGGAGGAAATCCAGGCACCTCAAGTAGTATTGATGGCGCATTGTATTTTTGGAAGCAATCATCAACTAATAATACCCATGTTACTGTAGCTTATCAAGGCGGTTATGCTACTTACTCTTTAATAGGCGGTGTTCCCGCAACAGCACATCCAGATATTGCAGGTGTAGGCGATGCTAGTTTAGATATTCCTGGCAGATATATTCCTGTTGGACAAGGTTTCTTTGTTACCTCAGCTGCTCAAGCAGATCAAATATCGAATGAAGTAAGATTTCATAATAGTCAACGTGTTTTTGTTAAAGAAACTTCTGGTAGCTCGGTATTTTTTAGAGATCAAAATTCCAATAATCAAACAGAAGACACAACCGACTCTAATGCTATTAAACGAGTTAGACTAGAGTTTATTTCTCCTGAAGGCGCTGTTAGACCCTTATTATTAGGGTTTACACCAGATAACACTGCAACCAATGGTTTTGATTATGGCTATGACGCCGAAAATTCTGATAGCTATCCTAATGATATGTCTTTTGATATTGAAGGTAAAAGATATGTTATTCAAGGTGTGGGTGCTTTTAACGAAGAAAACATCTACCCTGTTATTATAGATTTAGAAGCTTCAGGACCAATTGATATTGCTCTAAATGACCTAGAGAATTTTGAAGAAAGTGTAGATGTTTTTGTTTATGATGCGCTTCAAGGTACTTATTCAAGAATTAACGATGCTAATTTCCACATTAACCTAGATGCAGGAATATATCAAGATAGATTTTTTATCACATTCCAAGAAGAGCAAACATTAAGTGTTATTAATGAAACACATCATAATATTGTTCTTAACTACTTACAATCTACCGATGAGATTTATGTAAAAACACCGCAAAACCTTAAAACAAAGCAAGTATACTTAGTAAATATGCTAGGGCAAACGGTACGTTCATGGAACTCTACAAATGCGCCACTAGGACACGAGTTTAAATTACCTGTTAATAATATATCTGAAGGCAGCTATATTATTAAGGTTCTAACAACAAATCAAATTACAGTTAACAAAAAAATTGTGATAAAACAATAA